The following are encoded together in the Armatimonadota bacterium genome:
- a CDS encoding GAF domain-containing protein → MEPKGQAYRIAVRPFAGDDQTAVLAAILSATDSGVMLTDLDHTTIACNRRFGEIFDVDIEQVVHSDSREVRRMVQRLIPDMGEWERNLEQVYVDPMRTQEDEIVLNHARPMAVRRYTGPVLDKAGNVIGRLWTFLDVSQESRRRKIGAELYDVSTLHDDDPSRVYSAIVERVSKYYGTNAFLSILKEDYLEFRAVSSPLPQVEQVPGNFMKDSYCQFAVLSKRPVVIQDARERPEYSGLLPCTVGFTRYLGVPLSSPDGALIGTLCLLDGQSEVELDDQDVHFMTLLAMRVNAELAREHSMKERIAEKQRVVEAQENDLAVTRAVLSTINRGFGLLGRELDQDALLSEQAALLRGILGYKEAGLLIGVHGSEAIEGYAARSGKKRPERVRLQGRIDLRSVLTDASCHVIPLRNVPGHDVFLLLGSPKVALQRTAFHEAHLEALAEQVSLVLASHVLQGELGKTYQELRDTHERLVQSEKLSVVGTLAASTAHDIKNILSSITLELGFGVDDPARALTSVKGHLDRFSVLAHRLLSYAKPRLVAMRPVDVDDVLQRVLVLTATFTRISDVTVVWSKDDALPTVQGDPNQLEHLFVNLVMNAVQAMQEAGGTLTVTTEAKDGSVVIEVKDSGKGMPTEVMDHLFEPFTSTRTEGFGLGLFSCRRIVEGHGGDIAVRSVPGQETVFTVTLKASRAS, encoded by the coding sequence ATGGAACCGAAAGGCCAGGCGTATAGGATCGCCGTCCGGCCCTTTGCCGGAGACGACCAGACGGCGGTGCTGGCCGCGATCTTGAGCGCGACTGACTCCGGAGTCATGCTCACCGACCTCGACCACACGACGATCGCCTGCAACCGGCGCTTCGGCGAAATCTTCGACGTGGACATCGAGCAAGTCGTCCACTCCGACTCGCGCGAAGTCCGCCGGATGGTCCAGCGCTTGATCCCGGACATGGGCGAGTGGGAGCGCAACCTCGAGCAGGTCTACGTGGACCCCATGCGGACGCAGGAAGACGAGATCGTCCTCAACCATGCGCGGCCCATGGCGGTCCGGCGTTACACGGGTCCGGTCTTGGACAAAGCCGGGAACGTGATCGGGCGTCTGTGGACGTTTTTGGACGTCAGCCAAGAGAGCAGGCGGCGGAAGATCGGCGCCGAACTCTATGACGTGAGCACGCTCCACGACGACGATCCAAGCCGTGTCTACAGCGCCATCGTCGAACGCGTCTCGAAGTACTACGGGACGAACGCCTTCCTCTCGATCTTGAAGGAGGACTATCTGGAGTTCCGGGCGGTGTCGTCGCCTCTGCCGCAGGTCGAACAGGTCCCCGGCAACTTCATGAAGGACTCGTACTGCCAGTTCGCGGTCCTAAGCAAGCGGCCGGTCGTCATCCAGGACGCGCGAGAGCGGCCAGAGTACTCCGGCCTGCTCCCCTGTACGGTGGGCTTCACACGCTATCTCGGCGTCCCGCTCAGTTCTCCGGACGGCGCCCTCATCGGAACGCTGTGCCTCTTGGACGGCCAATCGGAGGTCGAGCTCGACGACCAGGACGTGCACTTCATGACGCTGCTCGCGATGCGCGTTAACGCCGAACTGGCCCGCGAACACTCGATGAAGGAGAGGATCGCGGAGAAGCAACGGGTCGTCGAGGCGCAGGAGAACGACCTTGCGGTCACCCGGGCCGTGCTTTCGACGATCAACCGCGGGTTCGGGCTGCTGGGCAGGGAGCTCGACCAAGACGCCCTTCTGTCGGAACAGGCGGCGTTGCTGCGCGGGATCTTGGGCTACAAGGAAGCAGGCCTCTTGATCGGGGTCCATGGGAGCGAGGCGATCGAAGGCTACGCGGCGCGTTCTGGGAAGAAACGGCCGGAGCGCGTCCGGCTTCAGGGTCGCATCGATCTGAGGAGCGTGCTGACCGACGCCTCCTGTCACGTGATCCCGTTACGGAACGTTCCCGGGCACGACGTGTTCCTCCTTTTGGGCAGCCCGAAAGTCGCACTGCAGCGCACGGCGTTCCATGAAGCGCATTTGGAGGCGCTAGCGGAGCAAGTGTCCCTCGTCCTCGCTTCGCACGTGCTTCAAGGCGAATTGGGCAAGACGTACCAAGAGCTGCGCGACACGCACGAGCGGCTGGTGCAAAGCGAAAAGCTGAGCGTCGTCGGCACGCTGGCGGCCAGCACCGCCCACGACATCAAGAACATCCTGTCGTCCATCACCTTGGAGCTCGGGTTCGGGGTCGACGATCCGGCAAGGGCCCTGACGTCCGTCAAGGGCCACCTCGACCGTTTTTCGGTGCTGGCCCACCGTTTGTTGTCCTATGCCAAACCCCGGCTGGTCGCCATGCGGCCGGTGGACGTCGACGACGTGCTGCAGCGCGTGCTGGTGCTCACAGCGACGTTCACACGGATCTCGGACGTGACCGTCGTCTGGTCCAAGGACGACGCGTTGCCGACGGTGCAGGGCGATCCGAACCAACTGGAACACCTTTTCGTGAACCTCGTCATGAACGCGGTCCAAGCGATGCAAGAAGCCGGCGGGACGCTGACGGTCACGACCGAAGCGAAGGACGGGAGCGTGGTGATCGAAGTCAAGGACTCCGGGAAGGGCATGCCGACCGAAGTCATGGACCACCTGTTCGAACCGTTCACCTCGACCCGGACCGAAGGATTCGGTCTCGGCCTGTTCAGTTGCCGCCGGATCGTCGAAGGCCACGGCGGCGACATCGCGGTACGATCCGTGCCGGGCCAAGAGACCGTCTTTACCGTCACCCTCAAAGCGAGCCGTGCATCATGA
- a CDS encoding DinB family protein, whose product MSLDLKAHMSQSLERVLRLYVQDLEALDDVRLGQSLGGTARKPIDFTYEVAFVNRRIAKRLRGEDPGPFDADGWITAPDGFTGKAEAIAELSASVQEVLDAWDRVDEADLGREIETPGGPTNAFKVMMMAVTHTNYHDAQLNYVQSLLGDDEMHWD is encoded by the coding sequence ATGTCCCTCGACCTCAAAGCGCACATGTCGCAGAGCCTGGAGCGCGTCCTTCGCCTCTACGTCCAAGACTTAGAAGCCTTGGACGACGTCCGTCTCGGGCAGTCCCTTGGCGGCACGGCCCGCAAGCCGATCGATTTCACGTACGAGGTCGCGTTCGTCAACAGGCGCATCGCAAAGCGGCTGCGAGGCGAGGATCCCGGCCCGTTCGACGCCGACGGCTGGATCACGGCCCCGGACGGGTTCACGGGCAAAGCGGAAGCGATCGCAGAACTTTCCGCCTCGGTGCAAGAGGTCTTGGACGCGTGGGACCGGGTCGACGAGGCCGACTTAGGACGTGAGATCGAGACGCCGGGCGGCCCGACCAACGCCTTCAAGGTGATGATGATGGCCGTCACTCACACCAACTATCACGACGCTCAGCTCAATTACGTCCAGTCGTTGCTCGGCGACGACGAGATGCATTGGGACTGA
- a CDS encoding fibronectin type III domain-containing protein, which translates to MSYYDIPTSALPAWTTNFVSTAALNSVTLGLSAPQVAALQSQLAALNSAFAARETALEAAKSATVAKDQKVAEVIGVIRGYANTWQASATVPDTLIAALGLNVRDTTHTTRPVFVPLALVVLPNVTGTNELRWKRNGNLQGVKFDIEVSYEAPGAWAAVTTVTSAKFKHTGQTPGQTAYYRVRARNGANVSDWSVSASTFANDGGGTLTLAA; encoded by the coding sequence ATGTCCTACTACGACATCCCAACATCGGCGTTACCGGCTTGGACCACGAACTTCGTGAGCACGGCCGCCCTGAACAGCGTGACCTTAGGTCTGTCCGCGCCCCAAGTCGCGGCCCTACAATCTCAGCTCGCCGCGCTCAACAGCGCTTTCGCCGCCCGCGAGACCGCTCTTGAAGCCGCGAAGTCCGCCACGGTCGCAAAGGACCAGAAGGTGGCGGAAGTGATCGGCGTGATCCGGGGCTATGCCAATACCTGGCAGGCCAGCGCGACCGTGCCCGACACGCTGATCGCCGCACTCGGTCTGAACGTCCGCGACACCACCCACACCACCCGCCCGGTCTTCGTGCCGCTCGCCCTGGTCGTCCTCCCGAACGTGACGGGCACGAACGAACTGCGATGGAAGCGGAACGGCAACCTCCAGGGCGTCAAGTTCGACATCGAGGTCAGCTATGAGGCTCCGGGCGCCTGGGCGGCCGTCACGACCGTGACCTCGGCCAAGTTCAAGCACACGGGCCAGACCCCGGGACAGACGGCGTACTACCGCGTCCGTGCCCGCAACGGCGCGAACGTATCGGACTGGTCGGTCTCGGCGTCGACTTTCGCCAACGACGGCGGCGGAACGCTCACGCTCGCAGCTTAA
- a CDS encoding response regulator transcription factor, whose amino-acid sequence MSPHILVVDDDRFLAENVHRLLTQQGYDVGMAKSGEEALQSIVSRQPDLLVLDLGLPGVDGISLCRRIRSKWRFPVLMLTARTDAMDKVIGLEVGADDYLTKPFEPSELVARVRAHLRRSTEYQGEPVADTKVVVGRLVIDSDSRDAFVDGSPASLTTKEFDLLLYLGQNAGRALSREVLFEQVWGYDIAFSTNSLDVFVYRLRQKLPGGAGDYLQTVRGFGYKLQSF is encoded by the coding sequence ATGAGTCCCCACATCCTCGTCGTCGACGACGACCGCTTCCTGGCCGAAAACGTCCATCGGCTTTTGACGCAGCAGGGCTACGACGTCGGCATGGCCAAGAGCGGGGAAGAGGCGCTCCAATCGATCGTCTCCCGCCAGCCGGACCTGCTCGTCCTCGACCTCGGTCTGCCCGGCGTCGACGGCATCAGCCTGTGCCGGCGCATCCGGTCGAAGTGGCGCTTTCCGGTGCTGATGTTGACGGCGCGCACCGACGCGATGGACAAGGTGATCGGGCTCGAGGTCGGTGCGGACGACTATCTCACTAAGCCGTTCGAGCCGAGCGAGCTCGTGGCCCGGGTCAGGGCGCATTTGCGCAGGTCGACGGAGTACCAGGGCGAGCCCGTGGCGGACACGAAGGTCGTGGTCGGGAGGCTCGTCATCGATTCCGATTCGCGCGACGCCTTCGTCGACGGTTCGCCCGCGAGCCTGACGACGAAGGAGTTCGACCTCCTTCTGTACCTGGGTCAGAACGCCGGCCGGGCCTTGAGCCGGGAAGTCTTGTTCGAACAGGTCTGGGGCTACGACATTGCGTTCAGCACGAACTCGCTCGACGTGTTCGTCTACCGCCTGCGGCAAAAGCTCCCCGGCGGTGCGGGCGACTATCTTCAGACCGTCCGTGGCTTCGGTTACAAGCTCCAGTCGTTCTAG
- a CDS encoding aquaporin, protein MAKLATEFVGTFFLIFTIMLVIASGSPSAVIAIGIVLMVMVYMGGHVSGGHYNPAVTTAVALAGKMPVRDVIGYIVAQLAGGIVASLAAYACVGKTAGVEPNPASSTAAALIVEFLFTFALALVVLNVACSAKTVGRGFYGLAIGGTVIAAAYAGGGISGGAFNPAVGLAPNLVHAMLGGGKLGHVWIYVLGPVLGAFGAAFFFKFQEQATNAENDD, encoded by the coding sequence TTCGTCGGCACGTTCTTCTTGATCTTCACGATCATGCTCGTCATCGCGTCGGGAAGCCCTTCGGCAGTCATAGCCATTGGCATCGTTCTGATGGTGATGGTCTACATGGGCGGGCACGTGTCGGGCGGGCACTATAACCCGGCCGTCACGACCGCCGTGGCGTTGGCGGGGAAGATGCCTGTCCGGGACGTCATCGGCTACATCGTCGCCCAACTGGCGGGCGGCATCGTGGCGAGCTTGGCGGCCTACGCGTGCGTCGGTAAGACGGCAGGGGTCGAACCGAACCCGGCCTCCAGTACGGCCGCGGCCTTGATCGTCGAGTTCCTTTTCACGTTCGCCTTGGCCCTCGTCGTGCTGAACGTCGCCTGTTCTGCCAAGACGGTCGGACGCGGCTTTTACGGGCTTGCGATCGGTGGCACGGTCATCGCGGCGGCCTATGCGGGCGGCGGAATTTCCGGTGGCGCGTTCAACCCGGCCGTGGGATTGGCGCCGAACCTGGTCCATGCGATGCTCGGCGGCGGCAAACTTGGCCACGTCTGGATCTATGTCTTGGGCCCGGTCCTCGGCGCGTTCGGGGCCGCGTTCTTCTTCAAGTTCCAAGAGCAGGCGACGAACGCCGAGAACGACGATTAG